A stretch of Mesoplodon densirostris isolate mMesDen1 chromosome 9, mMesDen1 primary haplotype, whole genome shotgun sequence DNA encodes these proteins:
- the TMEM60 gene encoding transmembrane protein 60 yields the protein MRMSLAQRVLLTWLFTLLFLIMLVLKLDEKAPWNWFLIFIPVWIFDTILLVMLIVKMAGRCKSGFDPRHGSHNIKKKAWYLIAMLLKLAFCLALCAKLEQFTTMNLSYVFIPLWALLAGALIELGYNVFFVRD from the coding sequence ATGAGAATGTCCTTGGCTCAGAGAGTACTACTCACCTGGCTTTTCACATTACTCTTCTTGATCATGTTGGTGTTGAAACTGGATGAGAAGGCACCTTGGAACTGGTTCCTCATATTTATTCCAGTCTGGATATTTGATACTATCCTTCTTGTCATGCTGATTGTGAAAATGGCTGGGCGATGTAAGTCTGGCTTTGACCCTCGACATGGAtcacacaatattaaaaaaaaagcctggtaCCTCATTGCAATGTTACTTAAATTAGCCTTCTGCCTTGCACTGTGTGCTAAACTGGAACAGTTTACTACCATGAACCTGTCCTATGTCTTCATTCCTTTATGGGCCTTACTGGCTGGGGCTTTGATAGAGCTTGGATATAACGTCTTTTTTGTGAGAGACTGA